Proteins encoded by one window of Channa argus isolate prfri chromosome 13, Channa argus male v1.0, whole genome shotgun sequence:
- the LOC137140287 gene encoding opsin-5-like, which yields MGNASDTSAVFSSTISKEHDIVMGSLYSVFCILSLMGNCILLLVAYHKRPTLKPAEFFIINLSISDLGMTLSLFPLAIPSAFSHRWLFGEITCQLYAMCGVLFGLCSLTNLTALSLVCCLKVCFPNLGNKFSSSHARLLVVGVWCYASVFAAGPLVQWGHYSPEPYGTACCIDWHAPNHELSALSYIVSLFVFCYALPCTVIFLSYTFILLTVRGSRQAVQQHVSPQTKTTNAHTLIVKLSVAVCIGFLGAWTPYATVGMWAAFGDATQVPPAAFALAAMFAKSSTIYNPIVYLLCKPNFRECLYKDTSLLRQRVYRGSPQYNLKEHFGSTTNRNKDMSMSTRISNGQQESYGVCLDCTGTATLCDGNMPKRNSSILTKNTYSEVAGSQLSPKLC from the exons ATGGGAAATGCTTCAGACAcatctgctgtgttttcctCCACCATCTCCAAGGAGCATGACATCGTCATGGGTTCCCTCTACAGCGTTTTTT GTATACTGTCCCTCATGGGCAACTGCATTCTGCTACTTGTTGCGTATCACAAGCGGCCGACCCTGAAGCCAGCAGAGTTCTTCATCATCAATCTCTCCATCAGTGACCTTGGGATGACGTTGTCTTTATTCCCATTGGCAATACCGTCAGCTTTTTCTCACAG GTGGCTGTTTGGAGAAATCACCTGCCAGCTCTATGCTATGTGTGGAGTACTGTTTGGTTTATGCAGCTTGACCAACCTAACAGCCCTCTCTTTAGTCTGCTGCCTTAAAGTGTGTTTTCCCAATCTTG GTAACAAGTTCTCCTCATCACATGCCCGCCTCCTGGTGGTTGGAGTGTGGTGTTACGCATCTGTATTTGCTGCAGGGCCCTTGGTCCAGTGGGGACATTACAGTCCTGAACCTTACGGCACAGCCTGCTGCATTGACTGGCATGCGCCCAACCACGAGCTTTCAGCTTTGTCTTACATTGTCTCCCTTTTCGTCTTTTGCTATGCACTGCCCTGCACCGTCATTTTCCTCTCCTACACTTTCATTCTCCTGACAGTGCGGGGCTCACGGCAGGCTGTCCAACAGCATGTGTCACCGCAGACCAAGACCACCAATGCACACACTCTCATTGTCAAG CTGTCAGTGGCAGTATGTATAGGCTTCTTGGGGGCCTGGACCCCATATGCCACCGTTGGCATGTGGGCTGCTTTTGGAGATGCCACACAGGTTCCTCCTGCTGCTTTTGCCCTGGCTGCCATGTTTGCCAAGTCTTCCACCATATACAACCCTATCGTCTACCTTCTGTGCAAGCCCAACTTTCGCGAGTGTCTCTACAAAGACACGTCTCTGTTACGGCAGAGGGTCTACAGGGGAAGTCCACAGTATAACCTGAAAGAACATTTTGGATCAACTACAAACCGCAACAAGGACATGAGCATGTCCACACGGATCTCTAATGGACAGCAGGAGAGCTATGGGGTGTGCCTGGACTGCACTGGCACTGCAACACTGTGTGATGGGAACATGCCCAAAAGGAATTCCAGCATCCTGACCAAAAACACCTACAGTGAAGTGGCAGGTAGCCAGCTCTCCCCTAAACTGTGCTGA
- the rad21l1 gene encoding double-strand-break repair protein rad21-like protein 1: MMFYTHLFTSKRGPLAKIWLAAHWERKLTKAHVFECNLETTIRDIISPKMTIGLRTSGHLLLGVVRIYSRKAKYLLADCNDALIKIKMAFRPGQTDLPEGGLEATLKAITLIEDFTAFDAQLPPLNNLDVVDHFSTNQCQSEEITLKEDFGNSFVNLADIGGESQDHHNTLLDMSFQSLVQDGDAFGDEDKGFDLLDFLTNSSDNAESTDFIPQEPQDENLELKTLDCQQEDLIEVETPLNETTLLANEEEAFALEPVSVTPNSERKKGKRKRKLVVDETKGLTNEFIRRQLSDYSDLVAPFDMAPPTVQLMEWKESGGADKLLAQPCSTVVTPQIKELFVKSFFQLKYYGVCEEVEQMRQDAQEVQKDISTFTMDQVSIIHSSVDTEITHNAELSVLYQTNKQRESFVELAQDENNLEFTHPELPSEDSMFVHPSHEEQETQSTSLHSQVLVNTVRLMNSQSMLERRITTRAKKLLNTLQSQSDCDTTFSLQALSEGSTRLQAANTFFSLLVLRKQQAVHLHQKAPYEDIFVTLGPKFSN; this comes from the exons ATGATGTTTTACACCCATCTCTTCACGTCCAAGCGGGGGCCGCTGGCCAAAATATGGTTAGCAGCTCACTGGGAACGAAAACTCACAAAGGCTCATGTGTTTGAATGCAATTTGGAAACAACCATCAGAGATATCATTTCTCCAAAG ATGACCATTGGTCTGCGGACATCTGGTCACCTGCTGCTTGGTGTGGTCAGGATCTACTCCAGGAAAGCAAAGTATCTCCTCGCAGATTGCAATGATGcactgattaaaattaaaatggcaTTCAGGCCAG GTCAGACGGATCTGCCGGAGGGGGGCCTAGAGGCAACACTAAAAGCAATTACCTTGATTGAAGATTTCACTGCCTTCGATGCCCAGCTGCCCCCCTTAAA TAACTTAGATGTCGTGGACCACTTTTCAACTAACCAGTGTCAATCAGAAGAAATCActctgaaagaggattttggaAATAGCTTTGTGAATTTGGCAGACATTG GTGGGGAGTCTCAGGACCATCACAATACGTTACTGGATATGAGTTTCCAAAGCCTGGTTCAAGATGGAGACGCTTTTGGTGATGAGGATAAAGGATTCGACTTACTCG ACTTTCTGACAAACTCCAGTGATAATGCTGAGTCCACTGACTTTATTCCACAAGAGCCTCAAGATGAAAATCTTGAGCTAAAGACACTCGACTGTCAACAAG AAGATCTTATCGAGGTAGAAACCCCACTGAATGAGACCACCCTGCTTGCTAATGAGGAGGAGGCCTTTGCACTTGAACCTGTGTCCGTCACCC caaattcagaaagaaagaagggaaagagaaaACGAAAGTTGGTTGTGGATGAGACCAAAGGACTGACCAATGAATTTATCAGACGGCAACTTTCTGATTATTCTGATCTTGTTGCCCCTTTTGACATGGCCCCTCCGACTGTGCAGCTCATGGAGTGGAAGGAGAGTGGAGGTGCAGACAAACTCTTAGCACAGCCATGTTCCACTGTAGTAACTCCACAGATAAAGGAG CTCTTTGTTAAGAGTTTTTTCCAGTTAAAATATTATGGTGTTTGTGAGGAGGTTGAGCAGATGCGTCAGGATGCACAAGAAG TTCAGAAAGATATAAGTACCTTCACGATGGACCAAGTCAGTATAATTCATTCATCAGTTGATACTGAAATAACACACAACGCTGAGCTTTCAGTTCTTTATCAAACGAACAAGCAGCGTGAGAGTTTCGTAGAACTTGCACAA GATGAAAACAATTTAGAGTTCACTCATCCAGAACTTCCATCAGAAGACTCAATGTTTGTCCATCCATCCCACGAGGAGCAGGAGACTCAGTCAACTTCCCTGCACAGTCAGGTGCTCGTGAACACAGTCAGACTCATGAATTC GCAGTCTATGCTGGAAAGGAGGATAACCACACGAGCAAAAAAGCTTCTGAACACTTTACAA AGCCAAAGCGACTGTGACACCACGTTCAGCCTTCAGGCACTCTCTGAGGGGAGTACTCGTTTGCAGGCAGCCAACACATTCTTCTCTCTCCTGGTTCTGAGAAAGCAACAGGCCGTCCACCTGCACCAGAAGGCTCCTTACGAGGACATCTTTGTTACCCTTGGACCCAAGTTCTCCAATTAG